One Candidatus Palauibacter australiensis genomic window carries:
- a CDS encoding VacB/RNase II family 3'-5' exoribonuclease: MSPLSLEVRGRRGDPDHAHRRGDASLTPRGRSGGRSRSGGRGRHRGRRRLSGRLQRIESGAAFVIPDEGDEDIFVRARDLATAVDGDRVAVRIEDRGRRGPRGTIVEVLDRAHRHVVGVFRAERGHGWLAATRPKPGIDLFIPVRARGEAEPGDLAVVEVTDWGEKGPGPAGRVVRVLGPSDDPGVAVLAIQVGYGIRDAFPEAVEDAAAVLAARGIRPADLKGREDCRGDRVITIDPADARDHDDAISITRLAEGGARIGIHIADVSHYVREGDRLDAEAWERGTSVYLVDRVLPMLPHALSSGLCSLVPGEDRLTLAAFLTVDRRGALRGTRFARAVIRSAHRLSYEEAQEALDGGSTSATVRDPGLREDLRALLDASRSFRRRRRARGGLDFDLPESRVLLDEEGAPIDVRRRERLDSHRLIEDLMIAANEAVANWAIEQGVPVLYRIHEEPNPEKLDTLRLLAGEFGLSFPQRNPRPRDFQRLLDAVKGRVEEPVISVQVLQSLAKARYETRNEGHFGLASPAYLHFTSPIRRYPDLVVHRQLARWLAEPRSVRDIDREWLSTTARQASAREENAARAERDSVELKKVEFMDRHVGDHFEGTISATARFG; this comes from the coding sequence CTGTCGCCCCTGTCGCTTGAAGTTCGAGGTCGACGAGGGGATCCCGATCATGCTCATCGACGAGGCGACGCCTCTCTGACCCCCCGCGGCCGGTCCGGGGGCCGCAGCCGATCCGGGGGCCGCGGCCGACACCGGGGTCGCCGGCGACTCAGCGGACGGCTGCAACGGATCGAGAGCGGGGCGGCCTTCGTCATCCCGGACGAGGGCGACGAAGACATCTTCGTCCGCGCCCGCGATCTCGCCACGGCCGTCGACGGCGACCGCGTCGCGGTGCGGATCGAAGACCGCGGACGGCGCGGACCCCGCGGGACCATCGTCGAGGTGCTCGACCGGGCCCATCGGCATGTCGTCGGCGTGTTCCGCGCCGAGCGCGGGCACGGTTGGCTCGCCGCGACCCGGCCCAAACCGGGCATCGACTTGTTCATCCCGGTGCGCGCTCGCGGCGAAGCCGAACCCGGCGACCTCGCGGTCGTCGAGGTCACCGACTGGGGAGAGAAGGGTCCGGGCCCGGCGGGCCGCGTCGTACGCGTGCTCGGACCCTCCGACGATCCCGGCGTGGCGGTACTCGCCATCCAGGTGGGGTACGGGATCCGCGATGCGTTCCCCGAAGCCGTCGAGGACGCGGCGGCGGTCCTGGCCGCCCGCGGGATCCGGCCGGCGGACCTCAAGGGACGGGAGGATTGCCGGGGCGACCGCGTGATCACGATCGACCCCGCCGACGCCCGTGACCACGATGACGCGATCTCCATTACAAGGCTCGCGGAGGGCGGGGCGCGGATCGGCATTCACATCGCAGACGTGTCTCACTATGTACGCGAGGGAGATCGCCTCGACGCGGAAGCCTGGGAGCGCGGCACGAGCGTGTACCTCGTGGATCGCGTGCTGCCGATGCTCCCCCACGCGCTCTCGAGCGGCCTCTGCTCGCTCGTGCCCGGCGAAGACCGCCTGACGCTGGCCGCCTTCCTCACCGTCGACCGCCGGGGAGCCCTCCGCGGGACGCGCTTCGCCCGGGCCGTCATCCGAAGCGCGCACCGGCTCTCCTACGAGGAGGCGCAGGAGGCGCTGGACGGCGGAAGCACGTCGGCGACGGTGCGGGATCCGGGCCTGCGCGAGGACCTTCGGGCGCTGCTCGACGCGAGCCGAAGCTTCCGCCGACGCCGCCGGGCGCGCGGCGGTCTGGACTTCGACCTGCCGGAGTCCCGGGTCCTGCTCGACGAGGAGGGGGCTCCCATCGACGTACGGCGGCGCGAGCGGCTCGACTCGCACCGGCTCATCGAGGATCTGATGATCGCGGCGAACGAAGCGGTGGCGAACTGGGCGATCGAGCAGGGGGTGCCCGTACTCTACCGCATCCACGAGGAACCGAACCCCGAGAAGCTCGACACGCTCCGCCTCCTGGCGGGCGAGTTCGGTCTGTCCTTTCCGCAGCGGAATCCGCGCCCGCGCGACTTCCAGCGCCTGCTCGACGCGGTGAAGGGCAGGGTGGAGGAGCCGGTCATCTCGGTGCAGGTGCTGCAGAGTCTCGCCAAGGCCCGCTACGAGACGCGTAACGAGGGTCACTTCGGGCTCGCTTCGCCGGCGTACCTCCACTTCACGTCGCCCATCCGCCGCTACCCGGACCTCGTCGTCCACCGGCAGTTGGCTCGCTGGCTGGCGGAGCCGCGCAGCGTTCGCGACATCGACAGGGAATGGCTCTCGACGACGGCCCGGCAGGCTTCGGCGCGCGAAGAGAACGCGGCCCGTGCGGAGCGGGATTCGGTGGAACTCAAGAAGGTCGAGTTCATGGACCGGCATGTGGGCGATCACTTCGAGGGCACGATCAGCGCCACGGCCCGCTTCGGGTT
- a CDS encoding Trm112 family protein, producing MPLDDRLLEILACPKCKGELEYRVGEGEEALLCRPCRLKFEVDEGIPIMLIDEATPL from the coding sequence ATGCCCCTCGATGACAGACTGCTTGAGATCCTCGCCTGCCCGAAGTGCAAGGGCGAACTGGAGTACCGCGTGGGGGAGGGAGAGGAAGCCCTGCTCTGTCGCCCCTGTCGCTTGAAGTTCGAGGTCGACGAGGGGATCCCGATCATGCTCATCGACGAGGCGACGCCTCTCTGA